In the Chlorobium limicola DSM 245 genome, one interval contains:
- a CDS encoding 4-hydroxy-3-methylbut-2-enyl diphosphate reductase, with protein sequence MKINLDRTSSGFCIGVQGTIHVAEEKLAAKETLFSLGDVVHNEVEVKRLENLGLTTIDEAVFKELQNTSVLIRAHGEPPETYATAERNKLDITDTTCPVVSKLQRTARLLCQLGYQVIIYGKHTHPEVIGINGHCSNRAVIIKHADLSDPEELKTLDTTIKTALISQTTMDVPGFYELKTNLEKRFAESDETAGKPWTAIRDIDITAAMTGIGTMPRTVFKDTICRQVSSRNKKLHDFALANSCVIFVAGRKSSNGQVLFGICRSANPRSYFIEDIEDLEDSWFRDNEGSPVESIGICGATSTPMWLLEKVAEFIDGRFNHRDA encoded by the coding sequence GTGAAAATAAACCTCGACAGAACATCTTCCGGGTTCTGCATCGGCGTACAGGGAACCATCCACGTAGCTGAAGAGAAACTCGCTGCAAAGGAAACACTGTTCTCGCTCGGTGATGTCGTCCACAATGAAGTGGAGGTAAAACGGCTTGAAAACCTCGGACTTACCACCATCGACGAAGCTGTCTTCAAAGAGCTTCAGAACACCAGCGTGCTCATCAGGGCTCACGGCGAACCTCCGGAAACCTATGCCACGGCAGAGCGGAACAAGCTCGATATTACCGATACCACCTGCCCGGTCGTTTCAAAACTGCAGCGGACTGCCCGGCTTCTCTGTCAGCTCGGTTATCAGGTCATCATTTACGGCAAACATACCCACCCCGAAGTCATCGGCATCAACGGTCACTGCAGCAACCGGGCGGTCATCATCAAACATGCCGATCTCTCGGATCCTGAAGAGCTGAAAACACTCGATACTACCATAAAAACCGCGCTTATCTCACAGACAACCATGGATGTGCCTGGTTTTTACGAACTGAAAACCAATCTTGAAAAACGGTTCGCGGAATCGGATGAGACCGCCGGAAAACCCTGGACAGCAATCCGCGATATTGACATAACCGCTGCAATGACCGGTATCGGTACGATGCCCCGAACTGTTTTCAAAGACACCATCTGCCGTCAGGTATCGAGCCGGAACAAGAAGCTTCACGACTTCGCGCTGGCAAACAGCTGTGTCATTTTCGTTGCCGGCAGAAAAAGCTCCAACGGCCAGGTGCTCTTCGGCATCTGCCGCTCTGCCAATCCCAGAAGTTATTTTATCGAAGATATCGAAGACCTCGAGGATTCCTGGTTCAGGGACAACGAAGGCTCTCCTGTCGAAAGTATCGGTATCTGCGGAGCCACCTCCACGCCGATGTGGCTTCTTGAAAAAGTCGCCGAATTCATCGACGGACGTTTTAACCATCGAGATGCATGA
- the murI gene encoding glutamate racemase, with product MQTHQHKTAPESPIGIFDSGVGGLTVVRAMQAILPAERLIYFGDTARVPYGSKSQVTIRKYAHDDTAILMRYQPKMIIVACNTVSALALDVVEKTCGNIPVIGVLEAGAQLAVSRSEHKRIGVIGTQATVCSNAYACAINMLDSEVTVHSKACPLFVPLAEEGFTDHPATRLIAAEYLRAFDGHDIDTLVLGCTHYPILRSMIEQTIGPDIRIIDSAEAVACRAKELLTETGMLNTTSETENPHLLVSDLPQKFSMLYRLFMGSEMPDVELVEV from the coding sequence TTGCAGACACACCAACACAAAACCGCTCCGGAAAGCCCGATAGGTATTTTTGATTCGGGTGTAGGCGGCCTGACCGTCGTCAGGGCCATGCAGGCGATTCTGCCTGCCGAACGTCTTATTTATTTCGGCGACACCGCCCGGGTGCCTTACGGCTCCAAATCACAGGTCACCATCCGAAAATATGCGCATGACGACACGGCCATCCTGATGCGGTACCAGCCAAAAATGATTATAGTCGCCTGCAATACGGTTTCGGCACTCGCTCTCGATGTCGTTGAAAAAACATGCGGAAACATTCCGGTTATTGGCGTTCTCGAAGCGGGAGCCCAGCTCGCCGTAAGCAGGAGCGAACATAAACGCATCGGCGTAATCGGAACCCAGGCAACCGTCTGCTCGAACGCCTATGCATGTGCGATCAACATGCTCGACTCCGAGGTTACGGTGCATTCAAAGGCATGTCCGCTCTTTGTTCCGCTTGCCGAAGAGGGATTCACCGATCATCCGGCAACACGCCTTATCGCAGCGGAGTATCTCAGGGCATTTGACGGACACGATATCGACACCCTGGTACTCGGATGTACCCACTACCCGATCCTGCGCAGCATGATCGAGCAGACCATCGGACCGGATATTCGCATCATCGATTCGGCAGAAGCCGTCGCCTGCAGGGCAAAAGAGCTGCTCACTGAAACAGGCATGCTGAACACAACCTCAGAAACCGAAAATCCTCACCTTCTCGTCAGCGACCTTCCCCAGAAGTTCAGCATGCTCTACCGTCTTTTCATGGGTTCTGAAATGCCCGACGTGGAACTGGTTGAAGTGTGA
- the ychF gene encoding redox-regulated ATPase YchF, protein MSLRCGIVGLPNVGKSTLFNAITAKQAEAANYPFCTIEPNVGTVLVPDERMHLIANVVKTPTLVPATLEIVDIAGLVRGASKGEGLGNQFLSHIREVDAIVHVVRCFDDSNIIHVEGKIDPADDIATIDTELMLADLDSMERRIEKLRKNARKEKELLLQVELAERIITGLSEGVPARAIIQGPEEKELARQFFLLTSKPILYAANVGEADLPAGNAYTERVAEIAASSGSMMLIISAKSEADIAELPEEERPEFLESLGLEMSGLDRVIKTAYDLLGLQTYFTAGEKEVHAWTIRKGAAAPEAAGAIHSDFEKGFIRAEVMSYRDLIELGSEQKVKEAGKLRSEGRDYIVRDGDVIVFRFNV, encoded by the coding sequence ATGTCTCTCCGCTGCGGGATTGTCGGACTGCCGAACGTCGGAAAATCAACACTGTTCAATGCCATAACCGCCAAGCAGGCCGAGGCGGCAAACTACCCTTTCTGTACCATAGAACCCAATGTCGGAACGGTTCTGGTGCCTGACGAGCGGATGCACCTGATCGCCAATGTCGTTAAAACGCCGACGCTGGTTCCGGCAACACTTGAAATCGTCGACATTGCCGGTCTTGTCAGAGGAGCAAGCAAAGGCGAAGGACTCGGAAACCAGTTTCTCTCGCATATCAGGGAGGTCGATGCCATAGTACATGTAGTCCGCTGCTTTGACGACAGCAATATTATTCATGTAGAGGGAAAAATCGACCCTGCCGACGATATCGCCACCATAGATACGGAACTGATGCTGGCTGATCTCGACAGCATGGAAAGAAGGATCGAAAAACTCCGTAAAAATGCCCGGAAGGAAAAAGAGCTGCTGCTGCAGGTAGAACTTGCCGAAAGAATCATTACCGGACTCTCCGAAGGCGTTCCTGCGAGAGCCATCATACAAGGCCCGGAAGAAAAAGAGCTTGCCCGACAATTTTTCCTGCTCACCTCAAAACCCATTCTCTACGCTGCCAACGTCGGGGAAGCCGATCTGCCGGCAGGCAACGCATATACTGAACGGGTCGCGGAAATCGCGGCATCATCGGGTTCGATGATGCTGATCATCAGCGCAAAAAGCGAAGCCGATATAGCCGAGCTTCCCGAAGAGGAACGTCCGGAGTTCCTTGAAAGTCTTGGCCTTGAGATGTCCGGGCTTGACCGGGTCATAAAAACCGCTTATGATCTGCTCGGTCTCCAGACCTACTTTACCGCAGGAGAAAAAGAGGTCCACGCATGGACTATCCGCAAGGGTGCTGCAGCGCCTGAAGCTGCCGGAGCCATTCACTCGGATTTCGAAAAAGGGTTCATCCGGGCCGAAGTCATGTCATACCGTGATCTCATAGAACTTGGTTCCGAGCAGAAAGTAAAAGAAGCCGGAAAGCTGCGCTCGGAAGGACGCGACTATATCGTCAGGGACGGTGACGTCATCGTGTTCAGGTTCAACGTATAA
- the cmk gene encoding (d)CMP kinase: MLVKQSTGNKRIIIAIDGPAASGKSTTARKVAEQLGYTYIDTGAMFRSVTLKALERGMIDTVRMSPETIVPLLQDLTVTFSDERVILDGRDVTSAIRENRVSREVSFISSLGPVRDRLREMQQEMGRSRGVVMDGRDIGTVVFPDAELKIFLIADARERAKRRYAELAAKGASGSELPDVAILEQEIVERDRADARRTLAPLKKHPDAVEIDTSALSIEEQVDMVRDLALAILRSER, encoded by the coding sequence ATGCTTGTGAAACAGAGTACAGGGAACAAACGCATCATCATTGCCATCGACGGACCGGCCGCATCCGGTAAGAGCACTACCGCCCGAAAAGTCGCGGAACAGCTTGGTTATACCTATATCGATACCGGTGCGATGTTTCGTTCCGTTACCCTGAAGGCTCTTGAGCGCGGTATGATCGATACCGTCCGGATGTCTCCCGAAACCATTGTGCCTTTGCTGCAGGATCTGACTGTCACCTTCTCTGATGAACGGGTTATTCTCGATGGCCGGGATGTTACCTCAGCTATCAGAGAGAACCGTGTCAGTCGGGAGGTAAGTTTTATCAGCTCTCTCGGGCCTGTTCGCGACAGACTTCGTGAAATGCAGCAGGAGATGGGGCGTTCGAGAGGGGTTGTCATGGACGGCAGGGATATAGGAACTGTCGTGTTTCCCGATGCCGAACTGAAAATATTTCTGATTGCCGATGCCCGTGAAAGGGCAAAACGGCGTTATGCCGAACTGGCGGCAAAAGGGGCTTCCGGCTCTGAACTGCCGGATGTCGCCATACTTGAGCAGGAGATCGTCGAACGGGACCGTGCGGATGCCCGGAGGACGCTGGCTCCCCTGAAAAAACATCCCGATGCGGTTGAAATAGATACTTCGGCACTGAGCATAGAAGAGCAGGTTGACATGGTTCGCGATCTTGCGCTTGCAATACTGCGCTCGGAACGATAG
- the rpsA gene encoding 30S ribosomal protein S1 produces the protein MPETLSLEKKVQERPARKKVKVFAHYDSAALAEMEKLYTSTLSEIREDEIVKGRIVSISNKDVTIDVGYKSEGIVSLLEFRDEEEGEVKVGDEVEVYLENIEDKMGQLILSKKKADVLRIWDKIYDSIENDTIINGKIINRVKGGMTVSLSGVEAFLPGSQIDVKPVRDFDALVGQTMDFRVVKINPVTQNIVVSHKVILEEEYAARREEMLANIKVGMVLEGTVKNITDFGIFVDLGGLDGLVHITDITWGRINHPSEVVELDQPIKVVVVGFDENTKRVSLGMKQLESHPWENIELKYPVGSKANGRVVSITDYGAFVEIEKGIEGLVHISEMSWTQHIKHPGQFVTLGQEVECVILNIDKEHTKLSLSMKRVNEDPWIALSEKYIENSLHKGTVSNITDFGVFVELEAGVDGLVHISDLSWTKKIRHPSELVKKNQELEVKVLKFDVNARRIALGHKQINPDPWDEFEQKYAVGAETPGNISQIIEKGVIVILPGDVDGFVPVSHLLQGGVKDIHSSFAVDNELPLRVIEFDKENKRIILSALEYFKDKSKEEIEAYLQAHPNEKKEIEDATAELEPQPKGSK, from the coding sequence ATGCCAGAAACACTATCGCTGGAGAAGAAAGTCCAGGAAAGGCCCGCAAGGAAAAAAGTCAAAGTTTTCGCTCACTACGATTCCGCGGCACTTGCCGAGATGGAAAAGCTCTATACGAGTACGCTGAGCGAAATCAGGGAAGACGAGATCGTCAAGGGCCGTATCGTCTCCATTTCCAACAAGGACGTCACCATTGACGTCGGTTACAAGTCAGAGGGTATTGTCTCACTGCTTGAATTCCGTGACGAAGAAGAGGGAGAAGTCAAGGTTGGCGATGAAGTAGAGGTTTATCTCGAAAACATCGAAGACAAAATGGGGCAGCTCATTCTTTCCAAGAAGAAAGCTGACGTTCTGAGAATCTGGGACAAGATCTACGATTCAATTGAAAACGACACGATCATCAACGGCAAGATCATCAACCGCGTCAAGGGCGGTATGACTGTCTCCCTGTCCGGTGTTGAAGCCTTCCTTCCCGGTTCGCAGATCGATGTCAAGCCTGTTCGTGATTTCGATGCCCTGGTCGGTCAGACTATGGATTTCAGGGTTGTCAAAATCAATCCCGTTACTCAGAATATTGTTGTCAGTCACAAGGTCATCCTCGAAGAGGAGTATGCAGCACGCCGTGAAGAGATGCTTGCCAATATCAAGGTTGGTATGGTGCTCGAAGGTACGGTCAAAAATATCACCGACTTCGGTATTTTTGTCGATCTTGGCGGTCTCGACGGTCTGGTGCATATCACCGATATTACCTGGGGCAGAATCAACCATCCGTCGGAAGTCGTCGAACTTGATCAGCCGATCAAGGTTGTTGTTGTCGGCTTCGATGAGAACACCAAGCGTGTCTCTCTCGGCATGAAGCAGCTTGAGTCTCATCCGTGGGAAAACATCGAACTTAAATATCCTGTCGGATCCAAAGCGAACGGCCGTGTGGTTTCCATTACCGATTACGGCGCATTTGTCGAGATCGAGAAAGGTATTGAGGGACTTGTCCACATTTCCGAAATGAGCTGGACGCAGCACATCAAACATCCGGGTCAGTTCGTTACTCTCGGTCAGGAGGTTGAGTGTGTGATTCTCAATATCGATAAAGAGCACACCAAGCTTTCGCTCTCCATGAAACGGGTGAACGAAGACCCCTGGATCGCGCTTTCAGAAAAATATATCGAGAATTCATTGCATAAAGGCACGGTCAGCAACATCACCGATTTTGGTGTATTTGTTGAGCTTGAAGCCGGAGTTGACGGTCTGGTGCACATCTCCGATCTGTCATGGACGAAGAAAATCCGCCATCCGAGCGAACTGGTCAAGAAAAACCAGGAACTGGAAGTCAAGGTGCTGAAATTTGACGTCAATGCTCGCCGTATCGCTCTCGGTCACAAGCAGATCAATCCTGATCCGTGGGATGAGTTCGAGCAGAAGTATGCCGTAGGCGCCGAAACTCCGGGAAATATCTCACAGATCATCGAGAAGGGTGTCATTGTCATTCTGCCCGGCGATGTTGACGGTTTTGTGCCGGTATCGCATCTGCTTCAGGGCGGCGTGAAGGATATTCACTCCTCGTTCGCTGTGGATAATGAACTTCCGCTTCGCGTGATCGAGTTCGACAAAGAGAACAAAAGGATCATTCTTTCGGCTCTCGAATATTTCAAGGACAAGAGCAAGGAGGAGATCGAAGCATATCTTCAGGCTCATCCGAACGAAAAGAAAGAGATCGAGGATGCTACCGCAGAGCTGGAGCCTCAGCCGAAAGGCAGCAAGTAA
- the era gene encoding GTPase Era, translating to MDTPLFSCGFAVIAGQPNAGKSTLLNKLLDYKLSIVTPKPQTTRKKITGIYHDNRRQIIFLDTPGIMQPQQKLHESMLAITRRTLEEADVVTALIPYTKGSEPYDLDFTAELFNAWLKPAGKPVIAVLNKSDIVSRAVQEKAESVMTQLFSPAAVISVSALEGTGLEKLVEALTPFLPMDEPLYPEDMLSTAPERFFVSEIIREKIFLLYGKEVPYAAEVVVDEFKEQYENDPSRKDLIRCSVIVERDTQKQILIGSQGNALKKLGKAARADIEEMLGRPVFLELFIKVRPDWRKKHNLLKSYGY from the coding sequence ATGGATACACCACTGTTTTCTTGCGGCTTTGCCGTCATTGCCGGACAGCCTAATGCCGGCAAATCAACCTTGCTTAACAAACTGCTCGACTATAAACTTTCTATTGTAACACCAAAACCACAAACTACAAGAAAAAAAATAACCGGCATCTACCATGATAACCGGCGCCAGATCATTTTTCTCGATACGCCGGGCATCATGCAGCCGCAGCAGAAACTTCATGAGTCGATGCTGGCCATCACCCGCAGGACACTTGAGGAAGCTGACGTGGTTACTGCCTTGATTCCCTATACGAAAGGCTCTGAACCTTATGACCTTGATTTCACTGCGGAGCTGTTCAATGCATGGCTGAAACCTGCCGGCAAACCGGTTATCGCCGTACTTAACAAGTCGGATATTGTAAGCCGGGCAGTACAGGAAAAAGCTGAATCCGTTATGACACAGCTGTTCTCCCCTGCTGCCGTAATCTCTGTTTCCGCACTGGAAGGAACCGGACTGGAAAAGCTTGTCGAAGCTCTCACCCCGTTTCTGCCAATGGATGAACCGCTCTATCCTGAAGACATGCTGAGTACTGCTCCGGAACGGTTTTTCGTATCGGAAATCATCAGAGAAAAAATCTTTCTCCTTTACGGTAAAGAGGTGCCCTATGCAGCGGAGGTGGTTGTTGACGAATTCAAAGAGCAGTATGAAAACGATCCGTCGAGAAAGGATCTTATCCGTTGTTCGGTTATCGTCGAACGGGATACCCAGAAGCAGATACTGATCGGCAGCCAGGGAAACGCCCTGAAAAAACTCGGAAAAGCTGCACGCGCCGATATCGAGGAAATGCTCGGCAGGCCGGTATTTCTCGAACTGTTTATTAAAGTCCGTCCTGACTGGAGGAAAAAACACAATCTGCTGAAAAGCTACGGCTACTGA
- the rodA gene encoding rod shape-determining protein RodA has protein sequence MEQQVKFDFWLMVPMAGLIILGLMAIYSATNGAGETILFYRQLAWGCIGVFVMLFVYFNDYRFIRDNSYIFYIIGVLLLVAVLIFGRKIAGQTSWVRIGFFSFQPSEIAKMSTILALARFLSEDETDIRSIPHLLIALGIPLFPAMLIMLQPDMGTTLTCISFIVPMIVMAGFDLYLLTLLVIPVILMLSGFFSPFFIFGLALLLLFALVMQKKKFHLHQLAVTSAGLLAALFTNRFASELLKPHQMKRIQTFLDPMSDPQGAGYNALQAKIAISSGGFFGKGFLEGTQTQLRFIPAQWTDFIFCVIAEELGFIGSALLLGFFLVLILRFIRIVFSIKNRFVELTFAGYAALLMVHVVINIGMTLGLIPVIGVPLPFVSYGGSSLLGNMIMVALGLNFVRNRRTIGY, from the coding sequence ATGGAACAGCAGGTCAAGTTCGATTTCTGGCTTATGGTTCCGATGGCAGGTCTTATCATTCTCGGACTTATGGCTATATACAGCGCAACCAATGGCGCTGGCGAGACCATCCTGTTTTACCGGCAGCTTGCATGGGGGTGTATAGGGGTCTTCGTTATGTTATTTGTTTACTTCAACGATTATCGGTTTATACGCGATAATTCATACATATTCTACATCATCGGAGTCCTGCTGCTTGTTGCGGTGCTCATATTCGGCAGAAAAATTGCCGGTCAGACAAGCTGGGTTCGCATAGGTTTTTTCAGCTTTCAGCCGTCGGAAATAGCCAAAATGTCAACCATTCTCGCGCTTGCCCGATTTCTTTCGGAAGACGAAACCGATATCCGTTCGATTCCGCATCTTCTGATTGCGCTTGGCATTCCGCTTTTTCCGGCAATGCTGATCATGCTGCAGCCGGATATGGGTACGACGCTTACCTGTATTTCATTCATTGTTCCGATGATCGTTATGGCTGGTTTTGACCTCTATCTGCTTACGCTGCTTGTCATTCCGGTTATTCTTATGCTCAGCGGATTTTTCAGCCCGTTTTTTATTTTCGGGCTGGCGCTTCTGCTTCTGTTTGCGCTTGTGATGCAGAAAAAGAAGTTTCATCTGCATCAGCTGGCAGTCACATCCGCAGGACTTCTCGCCGCTCTTTTCACGAACCGTTTTGCGTCCGAGCTTCTCAAGCCGCATCAGATGAAAAGGATTCAGACCTTTCTTGATCCCATGTCGGATCCCCAGGGGGCAGGGTACAACGCGCTGCAGGCTAAAATAGCGATCAGTTCAGGCGGATTTTTCGGGAAGGGGTTTCTTGAAGGGACACAAACACAACTCCGTTTCATTCCTGCGCAATGGACCGATTTTATTTTCTGTGTTATCGCCGAAGAACTCGGCTTCATAGGATCGGCTTTGTTGCTCGGCTTTTTTCTCGTTCTCATTCTCCGTTTTATCCGGATTGTTTTTTCCATCAAGAACCGGTTTGTCGAGCTGACGTTTGCCGGTTATGCAGCCCTGCTGATGGTTCATGTCGTTATTAATATCGGCATGACTCTCGGGCTCATTCCCGTTATTGGCGTTCCCCTTCCTTTTGTTTCCTACGGAGGTTCGTCCTTGCTTGGAAATATGATAATGGTGGCGCTCGGATTGAATTTCGTCAGGAACAGACGGACGATCGGTTATTGA
- the mtaB gene encoding tRNA (N(6)-L-threonylcarbamoyladenosine(37)-C(2))-methylthiotransferase MtaB, protein MDDALYAKRSPSVAAVTMGCKLNYSETSAILDRLSAEGWKLSSLDAGADMIIIHTCSVTSQAEQKCRQKIRRIIRRHPESVVVVIGCYAQLQPALLAGIKGVAAVLGSSDKFVTATYRELLDQKQTFPLARVSDIGSTETVFPGYSLSVDEGEARTRAFLKIQDGCDYACAYCTIPHARGRSRSLPSEELVARARSLAFSGYREIVLTGVNIGDYRGHASGLVGLLRMLEDVSVDRIRISSLEPDILDDELIETVAASKKITPHFHVPLQSGSDSILKAMRRRYTTESYREKLVRAVGAISDCAIGADVIAGYPGESEEDFMQMYRFIEGLPIAYLHVFTCSVRPGTVLAAQLAADERRLPSPVELDRRSRLLIELGKRKTEEYSGKFIGRECEILVEASLREKSGRLVCSGYTAHYLHVTAEAGCFEGNTADLKGRLLPVRIAHMDDDLNLHGRLLF, encoded by the coding sequence ATGGATGACGCTCTGTATGCAAAGAGATCGCCGAGTGTTGCCGCCGTAACGATGGGATGCAAGCTGAATTATTCCGAAACATCAGCAATACTCGATCGGCTTTCTGCCGAAGGGTGGAAACTCTCCTCTCTCGATGCAGGTGCGGATATGATTATTATTCATACCTGTTCAGTGACAAGTCAGGCTGAACAGAAATGCAGGCAGAAAATAAGGCGAATCATTCGCAGGCATCCGGAAAGCGTTGTCGTCGTTATTGGCTGTTATGCGCAGCTGCAGCCGGCACTGCTTGCCGGTATCAAGGGTGTTGCTGCTGTTCTGGGAAGCAGCGACAAATTCGTGACCGCTACCTATCGGGAGCTTCTGGATCAAAAACAGACATTCCCTCTTGCGCGAGTCTCGGATATCGGCAGTACGGAGACGGTTTTTCCGGGATATTCTCTTTCTGTAGATGAGGGAGAAGCGCGGACAAGAGCTTTTTTGAAAATTCAGGATGGTTGCGACTACGCTTGCGCATATTGCACCATTCCGCATGCACGAGGTCGTTCCCGTTCACTTCCGTCCGAAGAGCTTGTTGCCCGTGCCCGCAGTCTTGCTTTTTCCGGGTATCGTGAAATCGTTCTGACCGGGGTGAACATCGGCGATTATCGCGGCCATGCATCCGGACTCGTCGGTCTTTTACGGATGCTTGAAGATGTTTCTGTCGATCGTATCAGGATCAGCTCCCTTGAACCGGATATTCTCGATGACGAATTGATCGAAACCGTAGCGGCATCGAAAAAAATCACTCCGCATTTCCATGTGCCGCTCCAGAGCGGATCCGATTCCATATTGAAGGCCATGCGTCGGAGGTACACCACGGAATCCTATCGGGAGAAACTTGTCCGTGCTGTTGGCGCTATTTCCGATTGCGCAATCGGTGCGGATGTCATTGCCGGCTATCCCGGAGAGAGTGAAGAAGATTTCATGCAGATGTACCGATTTATCGAGGGGCTGCCGATAGCCTATCTGCATGTTTTCACCTGTTCTGTTCGTCCTGGTACCGTACTCGCAGCACAGCTTGCTGCCGATGAACGCCGGTTACCATCGCCCGTGGAGCTTGACAGAAGAAGTCGCCTGCTTATAGAACTCGGAAAACGCAAGACGGAGGAGTATTCAGGAAAATTTATCGGGAGAGAGTGCGAGATTCTCGTTGAAGCGTCTCTTCGCGAAAAGAGCGGAAGACTGGTTTGCAGCGGCTATACCGCTCATTATCTTCATGTCACGGCAGAAGCGGGCTGTTTTGAAGGAAATACGGCGGATCTTAAGGGTCGCCTGTTGCCGGTTCGCATTGCTCATATGGACGACGATTTGAATTTACATGGCAGACTGTTATTTTAA
- a CDS encoding adenine phosphoribosyltransferase, producing MPIKSRIRSIPDYPKKGIMFRDITTLIKDPVGFRLVIDSLTQRYLENGVDFDMIVGIEARGFIIGGALSYTLGKGFVPVRKPGKLPADVVSQEYELEYGSDKIEIHMDALEKGTRVLLVDDLLATGGTALAAAALVEKVGGVVAEMAFIVNLPDVGGEQKIRDKGYSIYSLTDFEGD from the coding sequence ATGCCTATTAAATCCCGAATCCGCTCAATTCCCGATTATCCGAAAAAAGGGATCATGTTTCGTGATATCACAACGCTTATCAAGGACCCGGTAGGCTTTCGTCTGGTAATCGACAGTCTGACACAGCGATATCTGGAGAACGGAGTCGATTTTGATATGATTGTCGGTATTGAAGCAAGGGGATTCATCATCGGCGGAGCGCTCTCCTATACACTCGGAAAAGGGTTCGTACCGGTCAGAAAACCAGGGAAACTGCCGGCGGATGTGGTTTCGCAGGAGTATGAGCTTGAGTATGGCAGCGATAAGATCGAAATCCACATGGATGCACTTGAAAAAGGTACCCGCGTACTGCTTGTCGACGATCTCCTTGCCACCGGCGGAACGGCCCTTGCCGCGGCGGCGCTGGTGGAAAAAGTCGGTGGAGTGGTAGCGGAAATGGCCTTTATCGTCAATCTGCCGGATGTTGGCGGTGAGCAGAAAATTCGTGACAAAGGTTACAGCATTTATTCACTGACCGATTTTGAAGGAGACTGA